Proteins encoded within one genomic window of Haloplanus vescus:
- a CDS encoding transcription initiation factor IIB encodes MERPSRQRQRSQETEQDTDESVACPECNSDNIVTDADQGELVCDDCGLVIDDQQIDRGPEWRAFNHSERQSKSRVGAPITETMHDRGLTTTIDWKDKDAYGRSLSSEKRSQMHRLRKWQERIRTKDAGERNLQFALSEIDRMASALGVPRSVREVASVIYRRALNEDLIRGRSIEGVATAALYAACRQEGIPRSLDEVAEVSRVPQKEIGRTYRYISQELGLELKPVDPKQFVPRFASALELSEEVQAKATEIIDVSAEQGLLSGKSPTGFAAAAIYAASLLCNEKKTQREVADVAQVTEVTIRNRYQEQIEAMGFR; translated from the coding sequence ATGGAACGTCCCAGCCGCCAACGTCAGCGGAGCCAAGAGACGGAACAGGACACGGACGAGTCCGTTGCCTGCCCCGAGTGTAACTCCGACAACATCGTTACGGACGCGGACCAGGGCGAGCTCGTCTGTGACGACTGCGGGCTGGTGATCGACGATCAACAGATCGACCGCGGTCCGGAGTGGCGGGCGTTCAATCACTCCGAGCGACAGAGCAAGTCCCGCGTCGGTGCACCGATTACCGAAACGATGCACGACCGCGGGCTGACGACGACCATCGACTGGAAGGACAAGGACGCCTATGGGCGGTCGCTCTCCTCCGAGAAGCGCTCGCAGATGCACCGCCTGCGAAAGTGGCAGGAACGGATTCGAACCAAGGACGCGGGCGAGCGCAACCTGCAGTTCGCGCTCTCCGAAATCGACCGGATGGCCTCCGCGCTGGGCGTGCCGCGCTCCGTTCGGGAGGTAGCCTCCGTCATCTATCGGCGCGCGCTCAACGAGGACCTGATTCGCGGGCGCTCCATTGAGGGCGTCGCCACCGCCGCGCTCTACGCCGCCTGTCGACAGGAGGGCATTCCCCGCTCACTCGACGAGGTGGCCGAAGTCTCACGCGTTCCGCAGAAGGAGATTGGGCGCACATACCGCTATATCTCGCAGGAACTCGGGCTCGAACTCAAGCCGGTCGACCCCAAGCAGTTCGTCCCGCGGTTCGCTTCGGCGCTCGAACTCAGCGAGGAAGTGCAGGCGAAGGCGACGGAGATAATCGACGTATCGGCCGAACAGGGCCTGCTCTCGGGGAAGTCCCCGACTGGCTTCGCCGCCGCGGCCATCTACGCGGCCTCCCTGCTCTGTAACGAGAAGAAGACTCAGCGCGAGGTGGCCGACGTGGCGCAGGTGACCGAAGTCACCATCCGAAACCGGTATCAAGAGCAAATCGAAGCGATGGGCTTCCGCTAG